A stretch of Zymoseptoria tritici IPO323 chromosome 1, whole genome shotgun sequence DNA encodes these proteins:
- a CDS encoding exosome complex exonuclease DIS3 codes for MTSLKRSHAATTDTTTLSSKTYLRTLKSGKVQKIVRELYLRQDIPCSSQLCEACIGLAPAGFDGKTEPTVLSATPAGTKQYPQGHYLIPDTNALLSAMDLFEAEGVLQDVVVLQTVLEEVKNRSLPLYHRLIALTKNDGKRFYVFFNDFRLETYIQRDVGESINDRNDRAVRKACSWYAAHLAEAVKARQSSRCPAIVMLTDDKANIQKSRAEGIIASTLHDYVSGLPEADKLLDMVASSRDQRATRDERAKSIYPDYMSMSAMITGVKAGTLHQGIFNVSPYNYLEGSAQVPAFDRPLIIQGRENSNRAVSGDIVVLEMLPKSQWKAPSSKVIEEDDLTKNDNAENEDDSSEALTTEKERKALQEEAKRAHGKVNEGKPQPTAKVVGIIKRNWRQYVGHIDKDSVKSGAKQSRSQQTVFLVPMDKRIPKIRVRTRQAGELLGKRVLVTIDSWDRESRYPVGHFIRSLGELETKGAETEALLLEWDVQYRPFPKTVLDCLPAEGHDWKVPVDKADPGWKGRQDLRDLLVCSIDPPGCVDIDDALHAVKLPNGNFQVGVHIADVSHFVKPNNAMDKEASLRGTTVYLVDKRIDMLPMLLGTDLCSLKPYVERYAFSVLWEVNENADIINSTFTKSVIRSREAFSYERAQLRIDDVSQQDELTQGMRYLMMLSKKLRAKRMAAGALNLASPEVRIETESETSDPVDVKTKQLLDTNQLVEEFMLLANISVAGKNYEAFPQTALLRRHGAPPKTNFEELSNQLKVKKNLEIRTDSSKALADSLDTCVDPQNPFFNTLVRILATRCMMSAEYFCSGTQAYPEFRHYGLASEIYTHFTSPIRRYADLEAHRQLAAAIDYEPLDPSLQSKSKLEAVCKNINVRHRNAQMAGRASVEYYVGQALKGRVLEEDGFVMRIFSNGFVVFVPRFGIEGLIRLKDMVGANGKEPESEFDGENYSLEIQVAEKGKQVVELFQKVQVRISDEAEESTGKRKIKLQLA; via the coding sequence ATGACCTCTCTCAAGCGGTCGCATGCGGCGACAACGGACACGACAACATTGAGCTCAAAGACATATCTGCGGACGCTCAAATCTGGCAAAGTACAAAAGATTGTCCGCGAGCTCTACCTGCGACAAGATATTCCGTGTTCATCACAGCTCTGCGAAGCATGCATAGGTCTCGCACCGGCAGGCTTTGATGGCAAGACCGAGCCAACAGTACTGTCTGCTACGCCAGCTGGAACGAAACAGTACCCCCAGGGACATTACCTCATCCCGGACACGAATGCACTTCTCTCGGCGATGGATCTGTTCGAAGCGGAAGGCGTGCTACAAGACGTTGTCGTGCTTCAAACAGTTCTTGAAGAAGTCAAGAATCGATCACTCCCGCTTTACCACCGTTTGATTGCTTTGACGAAGAACGATGGCAAACGCTTCTACGTCTTCTTCAACGACTTTAGACTAGAGACATACATACAACGAGATGTCGGAGAGTCCATCAACGATCGCAATGATCGCGCTGTTCGGAAGGCGTGCTCTTGGTATGCCGCGCATCTCGCAGAAGCAGTCAAGGCTCGCCAAAGCTCTCGCTGCCCAGCGATAGTGATGCTCACAGACGACAAAGCAAACATCCAGAAGTCACGAGCTGAGGGAATTATCGCTTCCACTCTCCACGACTATGTCTCAGGACTGCCAGAGGCTGACAAGCTGCTGGATATGGTGGCGTCAAGCCGCGATCAACGAGCGACCCGAGACGAGCGGGCCAAGTCGATATATCCGGACTACATGTCTATGTCTGCCATGATCACTGGAGTCAAAGCTGGCACTCTTCACCAGGGCATCTTCAACGTATCGCCATACAACTATTTGGAAGGTTCGGCACAAGTGCCCGCTTTCGATCGCCCACTCATCATCCAGGGCCGCGAGAACAGCAACCGTGCAGTGTCGGGTGACATCGTGGTGCTTGAGATGCTTCCGAAAAGCCAGTGGAAGGCGCCATCGAGTAAGGTTATTGAGGAAGATGATCTTACTAAGAATGACAATGCCGAAAACGAGGACGATTCGAGTGAAGCACTGACGACGGAGAAGGAGCGCAAGGCTCTGCAAGAAGAGGCAAAGCGTGCACATGGCAAGGTCAATGAGGGCAAGCCTCAACCGACAGCCAAAGTCGTCGGCATCATCAAGCGCAACTGGCGTCAGTATGTCGGACACATCGACAAGGACTCGGTCAAATCTGGAGCCAAGCAGAGCAGGTCGCAGCAGACTGTGTTCCTCGTGCCCATGGACAAGCGGATCCCAAAAATCAGAGTTCGCACACGGCAGGCTGGTGAGCTCCTTGGCAAGCGTGTATTGGTCACAATCGATTCGTGGGATCGAGAATCGCGCTATCCTGTCGGACACTTCATTCGCAGTCTCGGTGAGCTGGAAACGAAGGGTGCCGAGACGGAAGCTCTCCTCCTAGAGTGGGACGTGCAATATCGTCCCTTTCCAAAGACTGTCCTGGACTGCCTACCAGCGGAAGGTCATGACTGGAAGGTGCCGGTCGACAAAGCAGACCCAGGCTGGAAGGGTCGTCAAGACTTGAGAGATCTTCTCGTCTGCTCCATCGACCCCCCAGGCTGTGTGGATATTGACGATGCGCTGCATGCTGTAAAGCTACCGAACGGGAACTTCCAAGTCGGTGTCCACATCGCCGATGTCTCTCACTTCGTTAAGCCAAACAACGCCATGGACAAGGAGGCATCACTTCGCGGCACCACGGTATATCTCGTAGACAAGCGAATCGACATGCTGCCGATGCTACTCGGCACCGACCTCTGCTCGTTGAAGCCCTACGTCGAGCGTTACGCCTTCAGTGTCCTCTGGGAGGTCAACGAGAACGCCGACATCATCAACTCAACCTTCACCAAAAGCGTCATTCGCTCCCGCGAAGCATTCTCCTACGAACGCGCCCAACTCCGCATCGACGACGTCTCCCAACAAGACGAACTGACCCAAGGCATGCGCTACCTCATGATGCTCTCCAAGAAACTCCGCGCCAAACGCATGGCCGCGGGAGCCCTCAACCTCGCCAGCCCCGAAGTCCGCATCGAAACCGAAAGCGAGACCTCCGACCCCGTCGACGTCAAGACCAAGCAACTCCTCGACACCAACCAACTCGTCGAAGAATTCATGTTACTCGCCAACATCTCCGTCGCCGGCAAAAACTACGAAGCATTCCCTCAAAccgccctcctccgccgccacggCGCCCCACCCAAAACCAACTTCGAAGAACTCAGCAACCAACTCAAAGTCAAAAAGAACCTCGAAATCCGCACCGACTCCTCCAAAGCTCTGGCCGACAGTTTAGATACCTGCGTCGACCCTCAAAACCCGTTCTTCAACACCCTCGTCCGCATCCTCGCGACCCGCTGCATGATGTCCGCCGAGTACTTCTGCTCCGGCACACAGGCATATCCCGAATTCCGCCACTACGGTCTTGCGTCGGAGATCTACACGCACTTCACATCCCCGATCCGACGGTACGCGGACTTGGAAGCCCATCGGCAACTCGCGGCCGCGATCGACTATGAACCCCTCGACCCGAGTTTACAGTCGAAGAGCAAACTCGAAGCCGTGTGTAAGAACATCAACGTCCGGCATCGCAACGCACAGATGGCGGGTCGGGCGAGTGTGGAGTATTACGTCGGACAAGCGCTCAAGGGACGGGtgttggaggaagatggaTTCGTGATGCGGATTTTCAGTAATGGATTCGTGGTGTTCGTGCCGCGGTTTGGGATCGAGGGACTGATTCGGTTGAAAGACATGGTGGGCGCGAATGGAAAGGAGCCGGAGAGTGAATTTGATGGGGAGAATTATTCGTTGGAGATTCAGGTTGCGGAGAAGGGGAAGCAGGTCGTTGAGTTGTTTCAAAAGGTGCAGGTGAGGATTAGtgatgaggcggaggagagtacggggaagaggaagattaAGCTGCAGTTGGCTTGA
- the POLX1 gene encoding DNA polymerase beta-like protein (DNA-dependent DNA polymerase beta; DNA polymerase X family; DNA repair, DNA replication; Nucleotidyltransferase; base-excision repair (BER), double-strand break repair (NHEJ)), with amino-acid sequence MVGEDQQVFKHLKFYFFPNTEANPARRMRITKARQFGATRIEEWNNDSVTHVIMDQAFTLEQLLKFLRIDQVPSNVILVNENYPADCVAHLTLLDPTWPQFAVKGVEPAPAKQGIPAVVPQPQHKSPELKPPARASKRKSQATPDEREHIAGTTSPVTLPQVDAEEGPGVSSTTISSSEEFDKAIATAKALAHVSLDEEEDADSRRDSIDGTTSGDDHDEAEAEVPAEESSGLKLLNQRKTKYQRYQDKFQCMQKNTGEKKGSPNLATIEILEQMVKYYTDTRDEWRSRAYRQAISVLRKHPTKVMTKEEALKLPKVGERLAAKIEEIAVTNRLRRLDNALAEPSDAILQTFMGVYGAGRVVATKWVDQGYTTLDELSKNPDLTTNQRIGLEHYEDFQTRIPRAEVAQHGEVVLKALHKIDPTFEVIIGGSYRRGAKDSGDIDCIITRPNTDSTHLRAVVLEQLIPQLESKKFLVASLAATDKDDGSKWHGASCLPGATIWRRIDLLLVPSDELGAALIYFTGNDIFNRSMRLLASTKGMRLNQRGLYKDTMRGPKRVKITEGTLAEGKDEKRIFEILGVPWRPPHHRIC; translated from the coding sequence ATGGTTGGAGAGGACCAGCAAGTCTTCAAGCACTTGAAATTTTATTTCTTCCCAAACACTGAAGCGAATCCTGCCCGACGCATGCGCATTACCAAAGCTCGCCAGTTCGGAGCAACAAGAATCGAAGAGTGGAACAATGATAGCGTTACCCATGTGATCATGGATCAAGCATTTACATTGGAACAGCTTCTCAAGTTTCTACGGATCGATCAGGTTCCCTCAAATGTCATATTGGTCAACGAGAACTACCCAGCGGATTGCGTTGCACATCTCACTCTGCTTGATCCTACGTGGCCACAGTTTGCAGTCAAGGGCGTCGAACCTGCACCGGCGAAGCAAGGGATACCTGCCGTCGTACCTCAACCACAGCACAAATCACCAGAGTTGAAGCCGCCTGCTCGAGCTTCGAAGCGGAAATCGCAAGCAACGCCAGATGAAAGAGAGCATATCGCCGGCACCACGTCGCCAGTCACTTTGCCTCAGGTCGATGCAGAAGAGGGTCCCGGCGTTTCGAGCACTACGATATCTAGCAGTGAAGAGTTCGACAAAGCGATTGCGACCGCCAAGGCACTTGCTCATGTTTCCcttgatgaggaagaagacgccgaCAGCCGCCGCGATAGCATCGACGGCACCACGTCCGGCGACGACCATGACGAAGCGGAAGCGGAAGTACCAGCGGAGGAGTCCTCAGGATTGAAGCTGCTCAATCAGAGAAAGACCAAGTATCAACGGTACCAGGACAAGTTTCAGTGCATGCAGAAAAACACAGGCGAAAAGAAAGGTTCGCCTAACCTCGCGACCATCGAGATCCTGGAACAGATGGTCAAGTATTACACCGACACAAGAGACGAGTGGCGCTCGCGTGCCTACAGACAAGCTATATCGGTACTACGGAAGCATCCGACGAAAGTCATGACGAAGGAAGAGGCACTAAAGCTACCCAAGGTTGGCGAGCGTCTTGCTGCGAAGATCGAAGAGATTGCAGTCACGAATAGGCTTCGTAGGCTGGACAATGCTTTGGCTGAGCCGTCTGACGCTATCCTGCAGACGTTTATGGGGGTGTATGGTGCTGGTCGGGTGGTTGCCACGAAGTGGGTGGACCAAGGATATACCACACTCGACGAGCTGAGCAAGAATCCCGACTTGACCACAAATCAACGGATCGGGCTGGAACACTACGAGGACTTCCAGACTCGCATTCCTCGCGCTGAGGTAGCGCAACATGGTGAGGTCGTGCTCAAAGCCTTGCACAAAATCGATCCGACATTTGAAGTCATCATTGGAGGTTCGTATCGACGTGGTGCGAAAGACTCGGGCGATATCGACTGCATCATTACTCGCCCGAACACGGACAGTACGCATCTCCGCGCCGTGGTGCTGGAACAGTTGATCCCTCAACTCGAGTCCAAGAAGTTTCTCGTCGCTAGCCTCGCCGCGACAGACAAAGACGACGGAAGCAAATGGCACGGCGCATCGTGTCTTCCCGGCGCAACAATCTGGCGTCGCATCGATCTGCTTCTCGTGCCTTCGGATGAGCTCGGCGCGGCTCTGATCTACTTCACGGGTAACGACATCTTCAATCGGTCGATGAGATTGCTCGCCAGCACGAAGGGTATGCGATTGAATCAGAGAGGGTTGTACAAGGATACGATGCGAGGACCAAAAAGGGTCAAGATCACGGAGGGGACCTTGGCTGAAGGAAAAGACGAGAAGCGCATCTTTGAGATTCTCGGTGTACCATGGCGGCCGCCTCATCACAGGATATGCTGA